One window from the genome of Fulvivirga lutea encodes:
- a CDS encoding MFS transporter — protein sequence MELNNSRTINAWCMYDWANSVYSLVITSAIFPIYYNAVTTASDGSDLVNFFGWNVSNSVLYSYSLSFSFLFVAAILPILSGIADYGGKKKFFMKIFVYIGSFACIGLYFFTGDNIEWAIICSVLASIGYSGSLVFYDAFLPEIASEDRFDKISAKGYSLGYIGSVILLVLNLVMIEMYDVFGFADKGIATRFAFLTVGVWWLGFSQITFWRVPDNVFNLKERTNLFTEGYKELRKVWRAVKDEKMTKIFLLAFFFYNMGVQTVMYLAATFGAKELELESSQLIITVLLIQIVAIAGAYAFAHLSSKKGNKFSLLTMVFIWIFVCLGAYFVYNANEFYLLAFVVGLVMGGIQSLSRSTFAKLIPENTIDHASYFSFYDVTYNLSIVVGTFSYGLIDQITNSMRNSTLALMLFFLVGMGFLLLLKLPDHLKRRA from the coding sequence ATGGAATTAAATAACTCAAGAACCATTAATGCATGGTGCATGTATGACTGGGCTAACTCAGTCTATTCGTTAGTAATAACATCGGCCATATTTCCAATTTATTATAATGCCGTAACCACTGCTAGCGATGGTAGTGATTTGGTGAATTTCTTTGGTTGGAATGTGTCCAACTCGGTATTATATTCTTATTCACTCTCCTTCTCTTTCTTGTTCGTTGCAGCCATACTTCCAATCTTATCCGGTATCGCTGATTACGGTGGTAAGAAGAAATTCTTCATGAAAATCTTCGTGTATATTGGTTCTTTTGCTTGCATTGGTCTTTATTTTTTTACCGGAGATAATATAGAATGGGCCATCATTTGCTCTGTTCTAGCAAGTATTGGCTACTCTGGAAGTCTTGTTTTTTACGATGCTTTTCTTCCTGAGATAGCATCTGAAGATAGGTTTGATAAAATAAGCGCAAAGGGATATTCCTTAGGTTATATTGGTAGTGTTATCTTATTGGTTCTGAACCTTGTTATGATAGAGATGTATGATGTATTTGGGTTTGCAGACAAAGGAATAGCTACTCGATTTGCATTTCTTACTGTTGGTGTATGGTGGTTGGGCTTCTCCCAAATTACTTTTTGGCGTGTTCCGGATAATGTTTTTAATCTGAAGGAGCGAACTAACCTTTTTACTGAAGGCTATAAGGAACTTAGGAAAGTTTGGAGGGCTGTAAAAGATGAAAAAATGACAAAAATATTCTTGCTTGCTTTTTTCTTCTACAATATGGGTGTGCAAACCGTCATGTATTTAGCGGCAACATTCGGTGCTAAGGAATTAGAGCTGGAATCATCGCAATTGATCATAACTGTCCTGCTTATTCAAATAGTTGCTATTGCTGGCGCTTATGCCTTTGCTCATCTATCTAGTAAAAAAGGTAATAAGTTTTCGCTCCTAACGATGGTGTTTATATGGATATTTGTTTGTCTTGGTGCGTATTTCGTATACAATGCAAATGAATTTTATCTTTTAGCTTTTGTGGTTGGGTTAGTAATGGGAGGTATACAATCCCTGTCCAGATCAACCTTTGCAAAACTAATACCTGAAAACACTATTGATCATGCTTCATACTTCAGCTTTTATGACGTTACCTATAATCTGTCAATAGTTGTAGGTACTTTTTCCTACGGCCTCATTGACCAAATAACTAATAGTATGCGAAATAGTACACTGGCATTAATGCTATTTTTCTTAGTGGGCATGGGGTTCTTACTTTTGCTTAAATTACCCGACCATCTAAAAAGACGTGCTTAA